Proteins encoded together in one Benincasa hispida cultivar B227 chromosome 1, ASM972705v1, whole genome shotgun sequence window:
- the LOC120078515 gene encoding uncharacterized protein LOC120078515, which produces MCIRDSAYILQCIPEDVLLQIAKKKTAKEIWDSLKTRYLGSERVKMAQVQTFKSEFDVLRMKETETIDEFAGKISGLASKFSTLGVALEDSSLVKKLLDSVPDKYFPVVAGIEKFLDLETMPFEEWKARQKGSSGENSLVNKGRGSGGTDHGRWQGRGRGRGHGAECQNSAGGTSNTGNGTRDKSHIKCFTCNKMGHYASECRGKGRDDEAHLTCATDEEPDLRMAVSQEGTRTRRDQEDAVLLSKERLLPKMHRNDKNGENNDVWYLDNGASNHMIDIMRSSKNWMKASSRG; this is translated from the exons atgtgtataagagacagcgcgTACATTCTCCAATGCATCCCGGAAGACGTGCTTCTACAAATCGCGAAGAAGAAGACCGCAAAGGAAATATGGGATAGTCTCAAGACGAGGTACTTGGGCAGCGAGCGGGTGAAGATGGCACAAGTTCAAACCTTCAAGAGTGAGTTTGATGTTCTTCGGATGAAGGAGACCGAGACAATCGATGAGTTCGCAGGAAAAATCAGCGGATTAGCAAGCAAGTTCTCCACCCTCGGTGTTGCACTTGAGGATTCATCACTGGTCAAGAAGCTCCTGGACTCTGTCCCCGACAAATATTTTCCCGTCGTCGCCGGAATCGAGAAATTCCTAGATCTCGAAACCATGCCGTTTGAAGAG TGGAAAGCAAGACAGAAAGGGAGTAGCGGTGAAAACTCTTTGGTGAACAAAGGGCGTGGATCCGGTGGTACCGATCACGGAAGATGGCAAGGACGAGGACGAGGTCGTGGTCATGGCGCGGAGTGTCAAAATAGTGCGGGAGGCACTAGCAACACCGGAAATGGCACTCGTGACAAAAGTCACATAAAGTGCTTCACTTGCAACAAGATGGGACATTACGCGTCGGAGTGCCGCGGAAAAGGTCGTGACGACGAAGCTCATCTAACTTGCGCCACCGATGAAGAACCAGATTTGAGGATGGCCGTGTCCCAGGAGGGGACACGCACTAGACGCGATCAGGAGGATGCCGTACTACTCAGCAAAGAGCGGTTGTTGCCGAAGATGCATCGCAACGACAAGAATGGAGAAAATAATGACGTTTGGTACCTTGACAACGGTGCTAGCAACCACATGATTGACATCATGAGAAGTTCCAAGAATTGGATGAAAGCGTCATCGAGAGGGTGA
- the LOC120068658 gene encoding oleosin 1-like, translating into MAELQTYQPSHQQPGSQPRYQVVKAATAATAGGSLLVLSGLILAGTVIALTIATPLLVIFSPVLVPAVITVSLLIMGFLASGGFGVAGITVFSWIYRYVTGKHPPGADQLDLARHKLASKAREMKDRAEQFGQQHTSGPQTS; encoded by the exons ATGGCCGAACTTCAGACGTACCAGCCGTCGCACCAGCAGCCCGGTTCTCAGCCGCGCTACCAGGTTGTCAAGGCCGCCACCGCAGCCACCGCCGGTGGATCTCTGCTTGTCCTCTCCGGTCTCATCCTTGCCGGAACCGTCATCGCTCTGACCATTGCGACGCCGCTTCTCGTCATTTTCAGCCCGGTTCTCGTCCCGGCCGTGATCACCGTTTCGCTTCTCATAATGGGCTTCTTGGCCTCCGGCGGGTTCGGGGTCGCTGGCATTACTGTCTTTTCATGGATCTACAG GTATGTGACAGGGAAACACCCACCAGGAGCAGACCAACTAGACCTAGCCCGACACAAGCTAGCCAGTAAAGCTAGAGAAATGAAGGACCGAGCCGAGCAATTCGGACAGCAACACACTTCTGGCCCTCAGacttcttaa